GAAGACTCAGAAGAACAGGCTCGACTCGCTGCTGCCAACTGGATTCTAAAGAGAAATGAAGAACCGTGGCTTCAACTATTTATTTATGACAAAACCACCGGAGAATTTATTGGCGGAACTGGCTTTCATCATATTATTTGGGAAGTACCCTCTGTTGAGACAGGATATTGGATACGCAGCTCTCGTGCAAAAGAAGGTTTGATGACCGAAGCGATTAATGCCATTACACAATATGCGTTCAAACAATTAGGCGTAAAACGAATGGCCATTACCTGTGACCTTGATAATAGCAGAAGTCGAATGATTCCCGAGCGACTGAATTACACCTTAGAGGCAACCCTAAAATCAAATAGAAAAAAACCAATTACAGGTGAAATCAGCGATACCCTTGTCTACGCAAAATATGATCTTGATAATCTACCCAATCTAAACGTGAATTGGCCTACAGAATGAACTCTCTCCAATTCAAAAACCTATGCGAAAATGACCTGGTGCTTCTCTACACTTGGTTCAAAGAACCAACGATTAACCAATTGTATGCTAGAAACCAAGCTTGGTCTCTTAAAGATATTCAAAAGAAATACCTACCCAGAATTTTAGGCCAAGAAAATGTACCCAGCTTTATCATTATCAAAAATGATAAAGCTATAGGGTTTATACAATATTATTGCCTGACAGGGTCTTTACCTGAGGGCATAGAAGGTTATAAAAACCCTTTGTTTAAAGAATACACTCCAAATCAACTTGCTGGAGTAGATCTTTTTATTGCACACGCAAAAGATCGTGGCAAGGGCATAGGGGAATCAATAATAAACAGCTTTATCTCAGAATATTTAACTCAGTTCCGGGCTGTTCTCGTTGATCCAAATAGTAATAATATTCACGCAATTCGATGCTATGAAAAAGCAGGGTTTGTAACATCAACGTTCAGCCAAGACCCAGACTATATTGTTATGATTAGAGCTTTAACTCCATTTTCATAGGATACATTATAAGATGCAAAATAGAAACCCGGCCCTCTTGTATAAAGGATTACCGTAGAAATACTGTATTATTTATGACCTTAATGGTGATATCATTTTCTAAATGACATCTAAAATCCTAAACGAGTCCAGAGGCAAACATCATGAGTCAATATAAACGTATTTTCATTATAGGTCATCCAGGTGCTGGAAAAGCCTTAGTCGCAAAAACTGTGGCAGAAAAACTGGGTTGGCAGTTTATCGATGCTGATTTAGGACTAGAGTTTCGTATGGGGCGCACCTTAACTGAAATTTTAGGAAAACAAGGTGAAAATAGCTTCTCTGCTTGCCAATCTGAACTATTAGCTACTCTAATGAATCAAGAGCACATTGTTGTGGCTACTGATGCCAGCATTGTTTGCAGCGAAAAGAATCGCCAATTACTATCAACAGAATGTGTTGTGAATTTGAAAGTGAGTACACCAGTCCAGATCGAGCGTAATGCTCGTCAACCTGCCCCACTGTTACTGAATACTGAACTCCTGTCATTTCTAGAAAGACTACATCAGGAACGCGATGGCTTGTATGACCAAGTGGCCCGTATAACTATTAATAGTGACGACAATGCCCTTGACAAGCATGTGCTCCGTATTCTGAACTCAGTATTAGACGTTAAAGACAGGGAGTCGGCTATTAATCCATTAAAATTAAATAAAAAAGATTTGACCATTTTTCATAAAACCGAGCATTTTCCAGTACAGCTAACCGATCAACAAGCTGCCTGTCTTAAATTACTGGCTCAAGGAAAAGCCGCAAAAGAAATTGCACGTACAATGAATATTTCGTATAGAACAGTAGAGGATTATCTTGCTAAAACAATGGAACTACTGGGATGCACCTCGAGCAAAGAGTTAATAGCTTTATATCATGATCAACCCTGATAGAGAAACTAAGGTCTAAACTAAAAGTTACACTGGCTTATAGAGGAAAGAATTTTATGTATCATAATAGCAACACAACATCTGGAGAAGATTAAAAATGAATAAATACAAGCGCATTTTTATCGTTGGTCATTCAGGAGCAGGTAAAGGCGTTCTAGCCCAAGCACTTGCAAAAAAAATGGGGTGGCAATTCATTGATGCTGATTTTGCCTTGGCTCCTTCAATAGGTCGACCTGTAACGGAAATCATTGGAAAACAAGGTGAAGACGCCTTCCATCAATGCTTATCAGATATTTTGTCTTATCAAAAAACCAAAGAAAATATAGTGGTAACGACCGATGATAGTATCATCTGTCATAAAAAAAACCGTGAATTGTTATCTTCTGAATTTGTGGTCAATTTGAAAGTAAGTCTCGATGTGCAATTGGATAGAATTGCTCATAATCGTCCACTACTACCTATGGCCGATTACAAAGCATTTCTAAATAAACTTCGCCAGGAACGTGATGATTTATATGAACAAGTAGCCAGTTTTTCGCTCAGTTCGGATGATGGAGCTATCGAAGAACATGTATCAAGCATTTTAAATGCTATTGAAAAATAAAAACGGCACTTTACTTTATTTATCATGTAAAAATAAGAGTTATTTTGTGCTTAAGGGAACCTACTCGGCTTCCCTATTACATCAATATGCTATCATTAAAAATGACTATTTAGTTGAGATGTCATATGAATTTTAAAATTACCGAACATTATGCAAGAGGGGAAGAAAAATTTATTGCTGAGTTTAATGAATTAAATGACGCAAAATTTTTTATGTCAAAAAAATCATCTATAGATGATGTGGAAAGAAAAAACGTTATTTATAGACTATATGATGACCATGAACTATTGCATGAATTAAATAAAGAAAACATTTCCATTACCCATGCCAAATATGCAGAAGGTAATGGTGATTTTAATAATGCAGCCCCATTTATTTTCCAAGTCGTGATAAAAACCATGGACTCTTTGGAAAGAAAAACAATTGCTCAATTTAATGATAAAAATGATGCCTATCTATTTGTCGTATGTAAATTCGAGCATGATAATACGATACATGATAACGATTTGCTCTTAATACTTAGGGATAAAATTTTAATTGATACGGCAAACAAAACCATCATTGCAAATCGAAAAAAAGAATCTAGTGGATCCAGTGGTAACGAGAAAGGATCAACATATAAGCTAAGTCCATTATCAACCAGGCCAACACCTGGCGGTGGCCCCGCCGATTATTGGGTTAAGAATGAGGATGAGGATGAATAAACAAGCATTGCGCATGGAACAGGTTGTACAGTCGTATGTAGCAGATAAACAATTCATGGGATCAATTCTTGTCGCACAACATGGGCATATTATTCTGAATAAAGGTTATGGCTACGCCAATCTTGAGTGGCAAATACCTAATACAACAACTACAAAATTTCGCATCGCCTCGCTCACAAAGCAGTTTACAGCCGTAGCGATTTTATTGCTTGAAGAGCAGGGTAAGCTTAAAATAAGCGATTTCATTAACCAATACATGCCAGATGCACCTTCCGCTTGGGACAAGGTATCTATCTTCCATTTGTTAAACCACACTTCTGGAATTCCTAGTTACACCAGTTTTCCAGATTTTGCTGCATTTACTACAAGTACCAAAACACCAGAACAACAAATCGATTTTTTTCGCAACAAACCATTAAGTTTTCAACCCGGATCAAACTTTGAGTACAACAATTCGGCCTATGTACTCCTAGGATATCTAATTGAAAAAATAAGTGGTCAAAGCTATGCAGATTTTGTTGTTCATAATATTTTCAAACCTCTTGATATGGACGATTCAGGATATGACTCCCATTCTGAGATAATATTACATCGCGCGTCTGGCTATATGGTGAGTCCCAATGGACTTTGTAATGCAGATTACTTAGATATGAGCATACCCTATTCAGCAGGTTCTCTTTACTCCACCACTCACGATTTACTGCTATGGGAACAAGGATTGTTTGGAGGAAAAATACTATCATCGGCATCACTAGAGAAAATGATTGAACCTTTTAAAAATGATTATGGATTCGGAGTAAGAATACATTCTTTAGATGGGCATAAATCAATAACACATGCCGGTGGCACCAGTGGATTCAATACAAAACTAATCTACTCGCCAGATGACAAGTTGACAGTAATCGTATTGGCCAATCTAAATGCATTAGGATATGTTGCGCAGGATCTTGCTTTGAAAATGGTGACCCTAGCTCATGGCAAGACAGTTACATTACCCTCAGAAAGAAAAGAAATAAATGTATCATCTGAAATACTTGCTCAATATGTTGGTATTTATAACTTTGCTCCCTATGTTGGTCCATACGGCTTAACACCCTTAAAGCAACTCGTTATTTCTCTAAAAAATGGCTACTTAATCGCACAAGAAACAAATCAACCAAAAACGCAACTTTTTCCCGAATCAGAAACTCAATTTTTTGGAAAAATACCAGACATCCAAATTAATTTTATCAAAAATAAACAAGGTCAAATCTCTCACATGGAATTGCACCAGGATGGGGAAGTTTCAACTGGAATAAATCATCAGCTATGAAAACTGCCTATGAGTCCACCTTTTAAATTATGAAATAACTGGAATTTTCATTATGCCCAAAAGCACCGTTCATCACCCCATAAACAAACCCAATTTTTTCTTAATAACGGGTGGCCCAGGCGCTGGGAAGACCTCTGTATTAAATGAATTAAACAAACAAGGTCAACTTGTTGTGCCTGAAGTAGCTCGCAAAATTATCCAAGCTCAAAATGCCGTTGATGGCAATGCAACACATTCCGGCAATAGAGATAATTTCTGTGATTTAATGCTTGAACAGTCCATAGCAGATTTTAAAAGAATGGAGCTGGTGAATCAGTCCGTTTTTTTTGACCGTGGCATTCCGGACTTATATGGTTATTCCCAACGATTTTGTGGCAAAATAAATACCGAAATAGTGCGAGCCACTCAGCAATATCGATATAACACTTCAGTTTTTATCTTCCCACCATGGTCTGAGATATATAAATATGATTTGGAAAGACAACAGGATTTTCAGGAAGCAATAGAAACCTGGAAAGCGATTAAGGAAGCACATACTGTCTGTGGCTATGACTTAATCGAAGTACCAAAAGATACTATCGAAAATAGGGTTAATTTTATTTTGCAATTAATGAACCTGTATAATGGATGAAAAAGGATTGCCCTAGAAATGCTGTATTATTTATAGTCATTTACTAACGGGCCACTAAAGAGCGCGGTATAAAGAAATATGATTGACCCCATAAAACAACTCAATATATGGATAGATGAAGAGCGCCATAAAGGTGCACCCAATCCTCAACAAGCAGTCTTGTCTACTGCAACAAAAAAGTCCATTCCCCATGCACGAGTGGTCGCTATTCGTGAGATTAGTGAACAAAGCTTATTGTTTTTCACTCAAAAAGGCACCCGAAAGGTGACTGAGTTAACCACTAATCCGAGTGCTTCACTCACTTTTTGGTTCGAGTTGTTACAGCGTGAAGTGATTATTGAAGGCGTAGTTGAGTCTTTATTGCCTGAGGAAAATGAACGATATTGGCAAACATATCCTCGCGAGGCGCAGATTAGATTTTATAGCTATGCAGCTACCTCATCCCAACCCATTTTAAACAAGCATCAACTCGAAAAGACAAAGAAGGACATTGACGTTAATTATCAGGACAAACCGCTACCAATGAGCGAATTTTATTGTGGATTTAGAATAAAACCTGTACGTATGGTATTTTATGCTTATCGCACTGATGAACTATCAGATGTGCTTGAATATCGCTATGTCGATAATAGCTGGATTAAAACGATGTTGTCTCCATAACTTACCTCTTTTTTTTGGTTAAATTATTTGGAACGATAACACTCTGAACAATGCTCAATCATTTCATATTATGGTAAAAATGATAATATCCCCCAAGAGGTACTTATGAACGATCGATTACATCGTTGGTTTTCTACTCTATCACAATACAGTAAAGCCCTTTACGCGTCATTCTATTCATTTGTTTTATATGCTGATGTGGTGAAGCGTTGGTACGGGTTGGGGATAGGATACCTTTTATTCCTCATTATTTTGGGAGCTATTCCTTTATCTGGACGGGTGATCGTAGCATTTAATCATTTTTTTAATGAGGAGATTCTATTCCCCATACAATCGATCCCTCCACTGACTATGCAAAATGGCGAGATCACTTACAATCAACCTATGCCTTATTTAATAAAAAATAACAAAGGAGAAGTGGTTTCAATAATCGACACAACAGGAACAGTGTCTGATATGAATCAGGCATATCCTCAACTCACGGTTTTAATTACCAAAAACAAAATGATTATAAGACCACCCAGTTATAAACAGTTTTTAGGTTTGGCTAAAGACAACATTGGCAACCCCATATATACACGTACTTTTGACAAAGGACTTAATGGACTGCTCTCTGGTGAAGAGTGGATTAATTCCACTGGGATTTCCAGATTAAATACTCTGATGCAAATCCTTATCTTTCCCAGTGTGACTTTATTTTATTTTGGAGTTTTTGGGGTTATGTTACTTCTACTGTCCGCATTAGTGCAGCTGTATTCTGATATTTTTTTCAGCTTTAAACTCCCATTTAAAGCCTCCTGCCGTCTATTGGCTGTAGCAGCAACACCTACCTTGGTGCTATTCTTTTTTATGCGATGCGGTAATTTTGCTGTACCGGGAATGAGTTTGGTTTATGGAGTGCTCGTTCTCAGTTATATCTCCTATGGGTTGTACTCAGTCAAACGACTTACTGTTTAATTTTATATATCCTAATTGGACTTAGCCCCCAACTCATTAATTCTATGCCCTGATAAATAGATTCAAATTGTTGGTGGTGTATCATTCGAGTGGTCACAATAATTCGGCTTCCTGGTTTTAGACGAGCCATCTTTGAGATTAATTCATTCCAGGTCGCATCAGTAAGGCAAGTAGCTGCCACGTAAATAATAGTAGCATCCCCAAAATCACAATGTAAAAAACTGTCATTGATAAATTGAATGCGCTCCATTTGGGGTAGGTATTCTTTCTCAACATCATGTTGTTGAAATCGTTGAATTGCTTTTTTAAGCAATGTATTCGATTGCTCATACAGCGGAGGCAACAACTCAATACCAATAGATTTGTTAACATTGAAAAATAATATAGTGCTCAATACTGCTTTTCCCGAGCCCGAACCTAAGTCATAAAAAATATCCTCAGTGGAAGGGGTGGCTCGTTCAAGAATGGTATAAAACGACAAAAAATCTATTTCTCCATAAATAAACTCCTTATCTTGAATCAAATGCAATAATCGATACCTTATCGAAGAGGATTTTGCATGAGCTTTTTTGTAAAGTGCCTCCAAAATCCCAGTCTTTTTTTCTATACTTGACCAATCTACCTTCTGAATTAGCTGTTTTTTTTGCTCTTTTTTCTTGAAATGGGGAACAAGTATGTTGGTTAATAGAAGTTTTAAGATAACTAATAAAAAAGGTATGGTGATAATAAAGTAGAACATTACGTGTCACAGTGTTTTAAGAAGCTTTATTATAGTATTACAGGTTCTTACGTAAAAATAATGTAAAAACTCCATCATACAGAATAAAATAAATTAATTTCACATATAATCTCCCTATTATTACAGATTTGAAATTGGTTTTCTTCATGAAAAAAGATAAAGAAAAACATCGACTCACCCCTGAGTCAACCACAGCAGAAGAACCAAAAATCTCTTCAACTACACTAGCGTTGCAACTATTAACCAAAGCAAAAGAAAAAAATAAAGAGGCAGAAAAAAAAGAGTCTGCTAATGAGACAGCAAAAGTACGTTGCAAGGTTTGTTTTAAAGAAATCGCACCTAAACGGCTTTGTTCTGGACATGGCGGAGGAGGCGGCGGTGGAGGTGACAGTGCCTCCTCTGATAAGACATCCGAGGAAAAAGCAAGGCAAGGTGAAGATAAATCTCTAACTCAACCAGGCAAAGTATTTGAGATTACGGATGCATTGATAGACGAATTTGATTCAGAAGAACTTAATTTAGAGTCTAGTTTTGCCCCAGAAATAATTGCGGAGTTGATCGATAAAGGACTATTGTTGGTTGATAGTGATCTCGAATCAAAGACCATTACCATTAAATTGCTTTGTGAGCCTAAGGTATTAACTGAAGAGCAAAGAGAAGAATTAAAAAAATTCATAGAAGCGATTACAAAAGAATTCAAAGAGTTTAAAGAAGAAAATAATCTTCCCGATGATTGCTTAAAAATCATTCAAGATGAGAATGGAAACATGCTTTCTCTTCGTATTACCATGCCCACATTAGCTTTATATGATGGATTTATCCAAAGGCTAGCAAATAATTTAGTTCCAATACCCAGTCAGAAAGCACAAGAAAGGAAGGATGTCACGAAAGATCAAGGTTTTGATCCAAATCCACTTTCGATGGAACCCAAGCCTTATAATTATAATAAAGATAAACTCTCTAAACCTGAAGAAATTGATCCAAATAAGGATGTAGAACCTAAAAAGTCGGAGGAAGATGAACAAAAAATCTTTAACCGATCTCCCTTCAATATGAAACCTTGGTAAAATGAGTATAGAAAATTAAAGATGAATCACTCTAAACGAAATAATCCCCGAACTGATGCTAAGCATTTCAAAAAAATATTGCTTAATTATTTTATAAGCGAATTCATATGGCTTTTGGCTTAAATGTAAACTTTATGTAAAAAAAGTCCGCGAATAAAAAACAAGCATGTTACTTAAATTATAATTAGAATTACTTGGTTTTAGGCCTAGTGTGTAAATAGGCTTTTTATGAGTCGGATAATACAAGCAATTAATTCAAAATTTGAAGAGGTTTTATATGCACATTGTTTTGTTATTAGGATCATCAACCGCTGGAAAAACATCTCTTTGTAGAGAGTTAGTGGCAAAACATAGTTGGAGTTCTGGAAGTGTTGATGAAATCTGTGACAAAATTCAAATTGAACGCACGGAAAAATTGACTCCTCTCTTACGTAAGGAGTTAAAAAATAAAAATCTTTTTGGCAATTTACAATCACTTATGACCGAAGATGACATTATAAAGCTTGCTAGTCGCGGTATCTTAACCATTTCAAAGGGAAATCATCAGTTTGCATATTCTTTCTCAAACCCTCTCCTTGAAGAGCTGGAACTGGTATTAAAAAAGGCTGGATTTAATGACATTGAAATCCCTGATCTTGCTAATTCCTTTCGTTTAGTGACTAAAATAGGCGACGCCGCCTTTAAAGATCATCCTTTTCCAGATCCCATGGAGAGGTTATATGATGATGTCTTCAATAAGAATAATTCTGAAAAATCATTTGTATTGGATGTTGTTCCCGATCCAAATGGCAGTGCTAAAGAGTGTTTAGAACAATTTGCAAAGCGTGCGCAGCTATATCGTAATCAAAATCCGAATGAAGCCCTAAGGACTTCTGTGGTATTTGCTTATTGTCCCCCTCAAAAACTGAGTGAACGTATTCAAGAGCGTAATCGTAAAGCTGAAATAGGTAACTCAGAGGATAAAAGAGTAGGATTATTCCCATTTTATCAATTAGCGGTTTTAACTACAGCAGATAAGAAATTAGACAATAACTCGGAGAATATCTTATCAAGAAATGAACTTTTTTATATGGTGAATAAACACGCCCATACTGATAAAATTGACGATCCGATATTTTTGGAAAATCCTGTTGATCAAGAAGCATTACAGCAAAATCATGATGATAATGTCGAAGTTACTATGATAAAAAATGGTAAGGTAATGATACAAACAAACAATGATAAGGTGGATATTCCAACATTTGATAAGCCTCGCATCGGTTCAAAAAATACAATTGAGGAATACAGTAAGTTAGCCAATAGGTTTGGATTTTTTGAAAAACAAGAACGTGTTTCTCTTAACATTCCTTCAGGAATAAGTTTTGATGCTGTGATTAATACTGCAAAAGGCAATCCAACATTTTTAGCAAATGAATTTATAGAGAAACTTGAGAAAAGTAAGGTATATTCAGAACGTATATCTATATTGTGAGGTAATTAAGCCTCTACCTCAAAATTGGAAAACCTCAAAGATCCTTTTTCTTTTATATTTATTTTCTCGAATGAATTCATAGGGTCAGAAAAATAAGATGTACCGACCTGGGGAAAAATTAGATTTTTTGTTTATCCTTTCTACGATCTCAGGGGACTCTTAAAGTCTGTTTGAACGCTTTTAGAAAAATTGTATAACTCAGGATACGCAGGGTATTAACCATACCTAGGAATTAAATTAGAATGGCTTCATGCTATAATTAGCTCATAGTGAACAATTTACGATACTAAATTATGCCAGAAATTACAGGAATTGACCGCGAGCTGATTGAATCCACTATGCGTCAAGCTCATATACCAGGTGTCAGTATTGCTTATAGAGATGGTAAAACAAGCACTCCGTCAACAACAAACATTGGCACAACCGACACACGTGATACTTCCATTGTGAGCGATGTGCAGGATGATACTGTTTTCGGTGCAGCCTCTTTGAGCAAGCCTGTTTTTGCTTACCTGGTATTAAAACTTATCGACAAAGGTGTTTTAAGTAGACCTGGAGAAAGTGCCGCGAGTGGCTTAGATAGACCTTTACATGAAGTGTTTCCTTTAGAAAAATTCTTTCATGAACATGGCAAACGATTAAGTGAAGTAGATATTGAAAGAGCTAAAGCAATTACGCCAAGGATGCTCCTGTCACATACATCCGGGCTAGGGATTGATGCTAGTGCTGCTTTGAGTTTTACACCTGGTACTGAATATGCCTACTCAGGTACGGGGCTCGAATATCTACAAAGAGTTATTAAGGAAAAAACAGAAAAATCACTGGGTGCTTTAGCTCAAGAGCATGTATTTGGGGAGTTAGCTTTGAATATGAAAAACAGTAGCTTTGTCCCACCTGGAGCCTCCGAAGATAAAGCTGATGCTGCTAATAGCCTCTACACAACAGCCAGTGATTATGCAAAGTTGATGACTGCCTGGATGCAGGATCCCAGTCCTGTTATGCAACAAGCGTTTGTAAGGCAAATCAGTTTAACCCAAGATAATCAAAGACTGACAGGAGAAACAAACCCTGCTGCTGAACATGTAGACATAAAAGTTAAAGAGCGTCTTGCGTGGGGTTTAGGATTGGGCTTAGAGCTTGATGAGACAGGTAAAGCAGTTAAAGCGTTTCATACAGGCGATATGAATCAATTTCGTGCGCAAACAGCACTCGATTTAGAAAAGAAATCCTGTATTGTTTATTTTGCGAATGCTCATAACGATATAGAGGCAAATGGCCATGTTTTAGGCCCACTCATTATTACACCAAAAATCCCCGTCGATTACGCCCATACATGGTTTTACTCAAAATTCCCGTTTGCATTAAACGTTGACCAGCTTCCTGAGGAACCTCATTTTGGCTTAAGAGTACAAGACAAGGATAAAAAAGTAGACAGCGATGCTGTCATGGGAGCATTTATGCCAAAAGGTGTGCCAACACCTGCTCCAACTCCTCATGAGAAAAAAGAAGCAGCTGATGCGAACTTAGAAGTACAGGAAGTTAGTAGCTATGCTGTCATGAGAGTGCTAATGCCAAAACAATCTCTGGCGCCAGCACCAGCACCAAGTTCTCATGAAATACAAAAACAGTCCGCTGAAGTATCCTCTCATACAACGGTGGTTGAAGAAGAAAGTCTGGCAGAAACTGATAAACCATCATCACCATCCCCACTTAAAATGACACCCAAACCACCTGATTACTCTTGATGTTTTATTTGCGAATCTATGCCCCGAGCCATTTAAATACAGTCGGTATTTTATTTTTTACGCAAGAATTTCTGATCTATATATCAATCATCACCTAGAGGTTTTGGTTTGAGTATAGTTTGAAAGTGAGACGGTGAACTATCGGCGAACAACGGTTAATCCGTCATCCAAAAAATTAGCCAACTTAAAATTCAAAAAATGGCAATCAAGTTAGCTATTCGCAGGGATTATTTAAAATTTTTATTTGGTTATGTTTATAATAAATCCAACATAAATGTGTTATAATTGTCTATTTGTGATTGATTAGATATCAAAAATGATGTTAGAAAAAAATAATATTGCCTTAATTTCCAGCGATAATGTAAAACAATTATTATCGCCTTTATCGAGCTTCAATATCAGTTATTTTGCCTACACCAAAGCTTATATAGATGGCTCAAGAGCACGATTAACTTCTAATGCGGAACATCTTAAAGCTTGGTTTGAAGATGAGCTTTATTTGCAGGGCAATGCCAATGCAAAAATTGATTTATATGAAAGCCAAGCAGCCTTAACCTCTACTTTGCCCAATCAATACCCAGTAAAATGGTCCGAAGATTATTTTAATATAGCCCATGGAATTCATCTGATAAGAAAACATGACGATTATTGTGAATTTTTTATGTTTGCTTCAACACCAAAGCATCCAGAAGTAGTGAATTTGTATCTAAACCACCTTGATATCCTCCAAAATTTTTGTGACTATTTCAAACTAAAAGCAGCTGATTTATTAATAAAGGCTGAACAGCAAAAAATTGTTACCCCCTTCCATAATAATGGCATAAAAGCTTCTCACCCAAATAATCTGGAACAAATCAATCAAGAACTCAAAAATCAGTTCAAGTTTACAAAAAGACAGCAACAATGCATCACGCTATTGTTAAAAGGTTCTAGTACAAAATCGATCTCCTCTCAATTAGAGTTATCTACACGAACCGTTGAACACTATATTGATTCTATTAAGGCGAAATTATTAGTACGCAATAAAGCTGAATTAATTATCAAACTAGTCCATTTATTCGGAAATTAATTACTTAATTCATTTCTGACTTCTAAAGATATATTTTTTTCAGTGGTTGATAAAATGCCTGTTCTTCCAAATATGCTATGGTTTATTATTGACTGCTCCACTGGACTGATTGAAGAATTTAATTCTTTTTGGGCGTTAGTGAATAGTGTGGATACCCATTTCAAAATTAATTCAATAGACCCATTATTTTTTTGCTTCTCTTCAAGTGATAAAGTGCTAAGCAAACCGATATCCATAGGTAAATACTCGTTAAGTTTTGATTGAGTTTGTAGAAACAGTGATTCAACTTGTAATTTAACCTGTTTCATTTCACTTCCTACTACCTCATTGTGTAATTTATTATAAAACACAGCCCACTGCTGGCGAATTTGATTTATGTAAGTCCGCTTAAATGAATCAAAAAAAGCATTCCAATCCACTGTTTCTCCCTTACTTTGTCTAGATAGTAGTTTTTTTGATAACAAATAAGTTGATTCCCATTCTTTATTTACTTCAAGAGGGGATGGACTTAGATTGGTGTTGCCAGTTAATAATTGGCAATTGATTAAAAACTCTTTCTTAAACTCACTGGATTCAAAGAGAGTATTCACCACAGCCAACTGTTGGAAAAATAGCTGCAATTTTTCAAAATAGACTTCTTCTTTAAGAGCTCCTTGATACCTACGTGCTGATTCCTGCTCAATTTTTTTAGTTCGTACGTAGCCAAGTGCCTTTATTTTTTCTTCCGGAGGCACATCCAATTGAATGAATTTTTCTAAGGAAAGCATATTAGAAGTATTTAAGGTGGTCACAAAATTTACTATGACCATCATTTGTATCAGTGATTTTATATGATCATCTTCATAAGAAAGAATCATTTCACAACTTCCGGGTTGTCCTTGACGAGCAGCACGGCTTTCGCCTTGAACTTCGACACGTAGATTTGCAGGATAA
This Legionella fallonii LLAP-10 DNA region includes the following protein-coding sequences:
- a CDS encoding class I SAM-dependent methyltransferase; translated protein: MFYFIITIPFLLVILKLLLTNILVPHFKKKEQKKQLIQKVDWSSIEKKTGILEALYKKAHAKSSSIRYRLLHLIQDKEFIYGEIDFLSFYTILERATPSTEDIFYDLGSGSGKAVLSTILFFNVNKSIGIELLPPLYEQSNTLLKKAIQRFQQHDVEKEYLPQMERIQFINDSFLHCDFGDATIIYVAATCLTDATWNELISKMARLKPGSRIIVTTRMIHHQQFESIYQGIELMSWGLSPIRIYKIKQ
- a CDS encoding serine hydrolase domain-containing protein — protein: MPEITGIDRELIESTMRQAHIPGVSIAYRDGKTSTPSTTNIGTTDTRDTSIVSDVQDDTVFGAASLSKPVFAYLVLKLIDKGVLSRPGESAASGLDRPLHEVFPLEKFFHEHGKRLSEVDIERAKAITPRMLLSHTSGLGIDASAALSFTPGTEYAYSGTGLEYLQRVIKEKTEKSLGALAQEHVFGELALNMKNSSFVPPGASEDKADAANSLYTTASDYAKLMTAWMQDPSPVMQQAFVRQISLTQDNQRLTGETNPAAEHVDIKVKERLAWGLGLGLELDETGKAVKAFHTGDMNQFRAQTALDLEKKSCIVYFANAHNDIEANGHVLGPLIITPKIPVDYAHTWFYSKFPFALNVDQLPEEPHFGLRVQDKDKKVDSDAVMGAFMPKGVPTPAPTPHEKKEAADANLEVQEVSSYAVMRVLMPKQSLAPAPAPSSHEIQKQSAEVSSHTTVVEEESLAETDKPSSPSPLKMTPKPPDYS
- a CDS encoding helix-turn-helix transcriptional regulator encodes the protein MMLEKNNIALISSDNVKQLLSPLSSFNISYFAYTKAYIDGSRARLTSNAEHLKAWFEDELYLQGNANAKIDLYESQAALTSTLPNQYPVKWSEDYFNIAHGIHLIRKHDDYCEFFMFASTPKHPEVVNLYLNHLDILQNFCDYFKLKAADLLIKAEQQKIVTPFHNNGIKASHPNNLEQINQELKNQFKFTKRQQQCITLLLKGSSTKSISSQLELSTRTVEHYIDSIKAKLLVRNKAELIIKLVHLFGN